One segment of Macrotis lagotis isolate mMagLag1 chromosome 1, bilby.v1.9.chrom.fasta, whole genome shotgun sequence DNA contains the following:
- the C1H21orf140 gene encoding uncharacterized protein C21orf140 homolog, giving the protein MLHFANPLLRHVIHRNHFDSIMRRQCLQYIKNLRTLQYDGFKTIFLGETDIPEQLITGENMGDENFMHNPTWSVVHAGSSQGWVPWKYRMFLRDELCTKPEEGLFLEFCNVVKKTYGKCVIVVREKKQVNERKQNEVTENKEVQSYTSSVINLTSISCCPEVAKVCGHELLPLPSPYNYLNPLDSAWSSLKWFIINNRKEFCLRSIDNVYSYQYILFSELIGKGIERMTPSKWKTVINKVRRWENYYLGKCT; this is encoded by the coding sequence ATGCTTCACTTTGCAAATCCTCTCCTGAGGCATGTCATCCATAGGAATCATTTTGATAGCATTATGAGGAGGCAATGTCTTCAATATATAAAAAATCTaagaaccctacaatatgatgGATTTAAAACCATCTTTTTAGGGGAAACAGATATCCCTGAACAACTCATCACAGGAGAAAACATGGGTGATGAAAACTTCATGCATAACCCAACATGGAGTGTTGTACATGCTGGAAGCAGTCAAGGATGGGTTCCTTGGAAATATCGAATGTTCCTAAGAGATGAACTATGTACCAAGCCAGAAGAGGGTCTCTTCCTTGAATTTTGCAATGTGGTGAAAAAGACCTATGGAAAGTGTGTCATTGTGGTCAGAGAGAAAAAACAGGTAAATGAAAGAAAGCAGAATGAAGTCACAGAGAACAAAGAAGTTCAATCTTACACTTCATCAGTTATTAATTTAACCAGCATTTCATGTTGTCCTGAGGTAGCCAAAGTTTGTGGCCATGAGCTTCTTCCTCTTCCATCCCCTTACAATTACCTAAATCCTTTAGATTCTGCCTGGTCTTCTCTGAAATGGTTTATCATCAACAACAGGAAAGAATTTTGCTTGCGGTCCATTGACAATGTCTATTCTTACCAGTATATACTTTTCAGTGAGCTGATTGGGAAAGGAATTGAGAGGATGACACCAAGCAAATGGAAAACAGTCATTAATAAAGTTCGAAGATGGGAAAACTACTATCTTGGTAAATGTACTTGA